The DNA region CGCCCTCGTCCTCGTCCTCGGCCCGGACGCGGAGGGCGAGATACCCGGCGGGGGCGTTGAAGGGCAGAGGGACGTCAGCCGAGTCGTTTCGAAGGACGGGGAAGGTGAAGTAAGGGTAGTTGTCGTTCTGATCGACCACTCTGATCCTGACGGTGGACGTGCTCGACTGGGGAGGGGAGCCTTTGTCCTCCGCTTGGATTGTGACCTCGACCTGCCGAAGAGTCTCGTAGTCGAAAGATCTCAGCGTGTACAGCGACCCCGAGAGAGCGTCCACAGACACGTACGTAGACACGGGCGCCCCCCCCGGCACCTCTGACTCTAGGAGCTTGTAGGACACTTTGGCATTCTTGCCCACATCCGGGTCCCGCGCGACCACGGTGGTCACGTACGACCCGGGGATGTTGTTCTCCACGGCGGACACCTCGTAGACGGGCTTGCTGAAGAGAGGCGGGTTGTCGTTCTCGTCCGTCACGCGGATGGTGTACTGCCTGACGGTCTTGAAGGGCGGACTCCCGAGGTCCTCCGCCACCACGGTGAGGTTGTACTCGGGGATTCTCTCCCTGTCCAAGGTGGCGGTCGTGACGATCATGAACGTGTCGCCGTAGGCCTGCTGCAGCGTGAAGTGGTCGTGGCCGTGCAGGCTGCTGCGCACGTACCCGTTGGATCCGGAGTCCCGGTCCGCGGTGCTGATCAGGGCGACGAAGCTGCCCGTGGCCGCGGCTTCGGTGATGCGAGCCACCCCGTCGCTGCCGGAGGTCATGGGCTTGACGCGGATTTCGGGCGCGTTGTCGTTCACGTCCACGACGTCCACCGTCACCTTGCAGGTGGACGGGGCGGAGTGGACGCCCAGGTCGGCGGCTCGGACGTGCAGCTCGTACGAGCGCCGCTTCTCGAAGTCCACCGGCGCCTTCAGGGTCACGTCGCCGGTGTGCGGGTCGACGCGGAAGACCCGCGCCGTCTCGGACAGCGGCCCGTCCGCGAGCGCGTACACCACCTCGCCGTTCGCGCCGTCGTCCGGGTCGAAGGCGTGCACGCGGAGCACGCGGTGGCCGACGGGGCAGTCCTCGTTCAGGGCGACCTTGAGGGCGCTGTGCTCGAAGGTGGGGCTGTTGTCGTTGAAGTCCAGCACTTTGACGTTCACGGTCATGGAGCCGGACCTGGGCGGCGACCCGCCGTCGGTGGCAGTCACCTCGATGGTGTAGGAGTCCTCCGCCTCCCTGTCCAGCTCTTGGACCAGCACCAGCTCCGCGTACTTCACCCCGTCCTCCCCGCGGCGCGCGTCCACCGCGAAGTGTCCGGAGGAGGGGGATATGCTGTAGTTCTGGATGTAGTTGCTACCCACGTCCTGGTCGACGGCCACTTCCAGGGGGAACCTGGAGCCCAGCGGGACGCTCTCCAGGATCTCCAGGTGGGTCTCGTTGCGCGCGAACAGCGGCGCGTGGTCGTTGATGTCCTTCACTTCGACCTCGACGTGCACGAGGTGAAACCTCCCCTTGGAGAAGGCCACGACGTCGAAGGCGAGGAAGCAGCGCGGGGTGCCGGGGCAGAGCTGCTCCCGGTCCAGCGTCTCGCCGACGCTCAGGAGCCCGTCGATCTCCCGCATGGCGACGACGGACGAGTTCGTCTCCTGCATGAAGCGGAACGACGTCTCGGGGTCATCGGCCGGGTCGATCTCGAGGTCCTCGGACAGGTTGCCTATCTCCGTCGCGAGCGCGTCCTCTTCGTAGGTGAAATATTTGGTGGTCGTGCACGCGGCGCCGCAGACGAGGAGCGCGAGCGCCGCGCACGCCGCGCGTCCGACCTTGCGAAATGTCATCGTGAAAGAGGTGCCAACTCGCCGGGGGATGCGCACGGGCGTGGGGTCAAACCGGTCTCGGCAGCGGAGTGGGCTCCCCCCGCGCACTTTTAAACCCTGTTTTATGCAAATGAGACGGCCCCGTCGACCAATGGCTTTCCGACGGGCCCGCCAAACGGCTCTGCAGCAAACTGTTGCAGCGCGTCGACATACCAGGTCCAAATGGCTGTGCAGATAAAGTGATTAAGTGTCTTTAATCGAGAGAAATCCGCGTTTTAACGATTAATTAAGCAATGCATTTACATTACAGTGGCTCAGAGTCGTcacatggggggtgggggtggggggttgcgcGTTTGACCCCCCACAGTAACCCAGCTTCACCACACATGCCACGCTATTCCCAATCACTCGTCATCATCGTTCCCTCCATCAGTGTGGACtcgaacttcttcttcttcttcttcttcttcttcttcttcttcttcttcttcttcttcttcttcttcttcttcttctccttcttcttctgcgCACGCTTTCAACTCCAGCCTCAAAAATCCAGATGTTTTCCAAGCATGCGCTCAACTTttggatcttcttcttcttcttttttttatgtatttttttttctcccctagggattattttttcttcctttttaaaGCCACCCCATTTATATtcattttattcatatttttcCCCCCACATATAGAAAGATGAATGGCGGAAACGTTCAATTTGCCGGAGTCAAAACTTGCGGCAGCTCTCAGCTGACCCATACATCATTTTCACCAAGAAATTTACTTTTCTACTTCGGCAAGAACGCAGCAGTCGCGCAGATAAAGAAGGGCAAGACGCGGACACAAAGGGAAAACATGTGCTTCCACCAAATTGGATCAATGCAATTTTCATATAGCGCGCTGTAAGCCTGGCCTCGCGCTGTGCAGTTAGACCCTCATTAGCGCGCGTGCATCTCCAACGCTGAGTGGCAAGACTTCAGGAGTCACAACGCCCCTCTGCACCACCACGCCACCATCTGCACCACGCCGCCATCTGCACCACGACCCTCTGCACCACCACGCCACCATGTGCACCACGCCACCATGTGCACCGCGCCACCATGTGCACCACGACCCTCTGCACCACCACGCCACCATGTGCACCACGACCCTCTGCACCACCACGCCACCATGTGCACCACGACCCTCTGCACCACCGCGCCACCATGTGCACCACGACCCTCTGCACCACCGCGCCACCATGTGCACGACGACCCTCTGCACCACCACGCCACCATGTGCACCACGACCCTCTGCACCACCACGCCACCATGTGCACCACGCCACCATGTGCACCGCGCCACCATGTGCACCACGACCCTCTGCACCACCACGCCACCATGTGCACCACGACCCTCTGCACCACCACGCCACCATGTGCACCACGACCCTCTGCACCACCGCGCCACCATGTGCACCACGACCCTCTGCACCACCGCGCCACCATGTGCACGACGACCGCCACCATGTGCACCACGACCCTCTGCACCATCGCGCCACCATGTGCACCACGACCCTCTGCACCACCACGCCACCATGTGCACCACGACCCTCCGCACCACCACGCCACCATCTGCACCACGACCCTCTGCACCACGCCACCATCTGCACCACGCCACCATCTGCACCACCACGCCACCATCTGCACCATGCCACCATGTGCACCACGACCCTCTGCACCACCGCGCCACCATGTGCACCACGACCCTCTGCACCACCACGCCACCATGTGCACCACGACCCTCTGCACCACCACGCCACCATGTGCACCACACTACCATCTGGGAATGGCAAGACGCAGCTTTCTTGTTACCTTGCCTGGTGAAAGACACAAAAATGGCACAGCGGCTGATGGTGCAATGATTAAAATGTACACAGGCGTGCTAATGAAAAGCAC from Lampris incognitus isolate fLamInc1 unplaced genomic scaffold, fLamInc1.hap2 scaffold_229, whole genome shotgun sequence includes:
- the pcdh8 gene encoding protocadherin-8 — protein: MTFRKVGRAACAALALLVCGAACTTTKYFTYEEDALATEIGNLSEDLEIDPADDPETSFRFMQETNSSVVAMREIDGLLSVGETLDREQLCPGTPRCFLAFDVVAFSKGRFHLVHVEVEVKDINDHAPLFARNETHLEILESVPLGSRFPLEVAVDQDVGSNYIQNYSISPSSGHFAVDARRGEDGVKYAELVLVQELDREAEDSYTIEVTATDGGSPPRSGSMTVNVKVLDFNDNSPTFEHSALKVALNEDCPVGHRVLRVHAFDPDDGANGEVVYALADGPLSETARVFRVDPHTGDVTLKAPVDFEKRRSYELHVRAADLGVHSAPSTCKVTVDVVDVNDNAPEIRVKPMTSGSDGVARITEAAATGSFVALISTADRDSGSNGYVRSSLHGHDHFTLQQAYGDTFMIVTTATLDRERIPEYNLTVVAEDLGSPPFKTVRQYTIRVTDENDNPPLFSKPVYEVSAVENNIPGSYVTTVVARDPDVGKNAKVSYKLLESEVPGGAPVSTYVSVDALSGSLYTLRSFDYETLRQVEVTIQAEDKGSPPQSSTSTVRIRVVDQNDNYPYFTFPVLRNDSADVPLPFNAPAGYLALRVRAEDEDEGVNGELSYRIVQGDPTLFTIDRDTGDVGLKQWLTADIGDVLETKIAVSDNGRSPLSSCATVRFVVSDTQPSEDQAVVVLRSSEEEGPGWDGSLVVIIVLSGGCALLLAAIVVVVVTCKLDRGARGRGSKREASRGLFDRGPGGVLAPAEPGMYGGRRRFFHERAAPSLEDSCLYEERSGDSETKIFMPSKHFQPASVWQGDRYCLQVSGIGNTDQLSVKDSGKGDSDFNDSDSDASGGGGGKKHFSTFQPGPESSCKAANTVPSDWKGTYCAAPTQKLNAYAVGYAPAPVFDKPRDYPPAWKDSGYGTILSKSRNAMQTFSRAGTLPPYFPHQQREAGAGAGDNQSGPNMVTVATPLEVATIF